Genomic DNA from Salvia miltiorrhiza cultivar Shanhuang (shh) chromosome 1, IMPLAD_Smil_shh, whole genome shotgun sequence:
ttttagtactccctccgtcccaatattgaaGTCTCCTttcatttgggcacgggtatttaggagagttaaagtaGATGTAAAaatagtagggaccacataattagtgctttaattaatgatattttatttcttaattaaattaactaataatGCTGCATAGGCTGTTCCACCGCCAGAAATCAGAAACCGACCGCCACCTTCCCCAAATTCCACCGACCGCCAGAAATCAGAAGCTCCTCCTCCAGTTCCACAAATTCCACCGCCACCGGCTTCCCCAATTTATAGCCGGCCGTTACCACCTCCACTTCCTCCACTGGCTGTAATCGCTCCAGCTCCACCAACTCCAGCATCATCGGCAGCGGCATACTCCGGCAAGGCCACTATTTTCTCAACGCCCCAAGATTCAATCTTTAAGCCATCATCAGCTAAACCCATCTTCCACATAAgcaaaaataatcaaaatcttCCAAGATTTCCTACCTCTACCTCTCATGTCGCAAAGGTGGAGACCGCCGCTGCTCTTAACGCCGACGAGGGTTAAgagcaggggcggagccagactttcgattcaggggggtccaaaattttttttaaaagaaaattaataattaaattaaaaaataaaaattaaattaatttaaattgaaaataaatgataatcaataacataattataatattatttaaattataaaaaacacattttaacaGATTTTCAAACTCATATTCATTTTACGAtgtattttgaaataaaattactaaatattgaatattatataGAGTGCAAATACAGGATACAGTCTCTTTCTAATTTGGagaattttttaattgaaattatgcgaaacgatgtcgtttaggcctcacaaaaacgtCATCGTCTTTATTAATccacgtaagctccaattcGACACTCTAGCAATCGAAAAACATtgggggacgaaattgcaaaacttgaaaaaataatgatttaattcgccaaaCTAAAAAaacgttaaaattacaaattcaaaatagtgcgtgattttattttccaaaatccCATGAAACTTTTTAAGAcaaagtaactttcaatataaaattcaaaaaataaatctttaaaatccaatccaaacatgttatgtataaattaattatgtgtttactTATTCTAAACGTCTTACCTCTAAAGCTTACATATCAATTACAGTATAAAATAACTCAACAAAATAATGATGTAGgcaaaattatatattttttattttaaatataaaattacgaaaatatcctagtattttttaaaattccaggggggcccagtgacccccctgccccacccctagctccgcccctggTTAAGAGACCACAATTGATAGATCTGCTCTTCACCGCAGCCTTCAAACACTTCAAATTGCGCTAAGTTCAAAACAGAGAGTGACTATTTCAAAGTAAGAGAAACCCTCTCCAAATCAATTGAGTGATAGATCTGCAACAAAACCAATCGTCGAGGCTCGAGGCGGCGGAGGCGCGAGGCTCTGTGCTGGATTTGTGAGTGGAGGGAGAGGCCGTTCGTTGAAGAGGTTTAGCAGAAGGAAGAGAGAGGTGGCGCCGCTAGAAAAACGGGCGGTGGAAGCGGAGGAGATCAAAGGCGAAGGCGGTGGATGCAGAGGGTTGAGGCGGTGGAGAgataggaggcggcggcgcctcgccAACGCCAGGAGAGGGTCGAGCCCTGGTCGCCGGAAAACGGGCGGCGAGGTAGGGGCCTTGTCGCTGCGGTCATCGGGAGAGAAGAGGAACGGTGGTAGTGAGGCgtccgagagagagaaaaggcgaatagagagagagagagtgacagATTTGGGAAAGAGAgtgacagagagagagagagagtgagattaaagttagaaagagagagaatacctaattaattgaactaattgtattgtaatttatgccaaaaaaggaaaggagacttgaatattaggacggctcaaaaaggaataggagacttgaatattgagacggagggagtacttgatTTGTCTTATGTGTGGGGTTTATTTATAAGGTTTTAAAGAGACCCCATCTATTCGTTCCTTCGTTTTAGCCATTTGAGTTTTGCTCACTTAGCTTACTTTGCTAAGGTGTTCTCTGTTggaacaataaatttatttacacACCAAAAACAAAGAAATTCTGAAAAACTTTTAAGAGTTACTAACTTGCAATAAGTAGACCATAATAATTAAACTCCAACATCCCACACATCCCCTGCCTAGCTGCCTCACAAGTAACTTTtgtaacaaaagaaaaaaaaagcagaTTAGGACTCCAATTATATCACAAGATAACTGGTGCTCGAAAACTTGAACACCGCGATAATACCTCAAACATTGCTCAAACAAATAAGCTTGAAAAGTTTTTGCATGAACCTAGAAAACCAAATTATGTAGAGCTCAAAGTTTATAGCAGCACAACGAATGATATGAATTCGAATTATACCAGAAGAGACCGTCACCAAATGAAGCATAACAAACACAGTTCTTTGGCTGCAAATAGAAAAGCAGATGTCCAGCATTGTTATTCTATATTCCATTACCCCACACTTCATTCGCCTCGACTACACTTTTCATACATCCAAGCTACCAAAAGCACACAAGCAATGTGTGCATCATAATTCTGCACCAACTGAATAAGCAATATAACAAAAATTCTGACCACTGGAAATAATTCCAATCACTCTGCTTTGGTTTCTGCTGATCCGGGCTTCTCATCTGACTTAGCATCTGCAGAACAACACCCACCGCCatggtggtggtgatggtggtggtggtggtgatgctTTCTACCCTTTAATTGTTTTCTCATATCATAAGCATCTTCTCCATCAGCATAATATTTGGCCTCCACATCATGGATCTTGTATCCTAATGTTTCGGTGTACAAATTAAAAGCAGCTCTGTTACTTTTCCTAACATGAAGTGAAACATACTCTGCCCCATACACCTGTTCCGGACAAAAGAAGTTTAATAAATCAGCTAGTGAAGCAGGTAGATAATTAACATAATAGCTCTGTTCCACATTGCCGAGTTTATCCTAAACAACCTATAGAACAGGCGCAACACCATGGCCCATTCAGAAATAGCAGACCTCGTCTGATTTACAACTACAGTGAGGGATAAAATAGTAACACTACTTTGCAtgtttttttttgagaagaacACTACTTTGCATGTTGATGAAAGATATGCAGGACATGTGATGCAGATGGAAGTGTGAAACACACATATGATTCAAACATAAACTGTTGATCCAAGAAAGGTGCTAGATAATTGTGCTAAGATAAACACAACCCGTCCATTTACGTGGAATACCAATTTCGTTTGATAAGAAGAGAAAAAATCTCAATTAACAATAAAATTTCCAAAACCTAAAAACTCATACTAGTCATAGAAGTGAGCCCTAGTGAGTGTCACAGAAACCTTATGCACATTAACAACAAAATAAAGGGAAAATAACAAAGCTTAGCTTGCTGACTGGGACATCCTAATTTGAATAAGATTAAATTGAATGTTTGATGGTTTTTACTTAGGATAAGAGTAGATACTGTTTTTACATTATGAAACAAAGCCCAAAGTTTTCCGCATAGCATCTCTATACCAAAATAAATCCACAAAAGGTTGTAAATGTACAAAGTGAAGCAAGCTTTACCAAAGTCAGGATAGATCATCACAAATCAAGAATGGATAAACCAAATTACGCAAGGAAGCATCAAAAGGTGGTCCAGGAGAAAAGCtatcaagtaattaaataaaaactaataTTCAACTAAGCAAAGATAATTTCCGCCCTTACAACTCTAATCATCAAACAATGAAAGTTCATGTCAGCAAAATccaccaaaaaaaaatgaagttcaATAGTCAGCAAAATCCAGCTCTCGTAGCTTGCGAGATTGTCAAATAATTGAATGTATTCGTATCAAGGAACTAAAGCTCTAGAACTAGAATAAGAAATCCACGGATTAGGTTACATATTTCCATAGATTGCCAAAGAAGCCAAAATACACAGGAAATCAATATTCAGAAATCAACAAAGTTGATATTAAAATGAAGAAGGTGACCTGTTCCATGGCGTTCTGAGCAGCAGTCATGAGTTTGGTGGCAAGGCCGAGTTTGCGGTGAGTTCTGAGGACGGCGAGGGAGGTGATGTGGCCGTGGCACTCGGTGGTCTCCTCCTCCATCTTGGCAAGAACATAGCCGACAATTTTTCCGTTGTAATCCTCGGCGACGTAGAGAAGCTGCGGCCACGAAAGGATGTGGTAGAAGTAGTACTTCATCTGGTAGTTCTCCGGCAAGCAGAACAGATTGCATGCCTGCATAGCCAGCAGATCATCGACTGTGGCTTTCCTTATGCACACCATGGTTAGGGTTTCGCGGAGGCAGACAATTAGGGCTAGGTTCTGATTTGGGGGTAGTGGCGAAGGAGAGGTGGACAatgcttgtgtgtgtgtgttgggaaATTTTATTacataaatctattttttttaaacggGAGAAAACTGTACATATAAATAAGtaaatgaatgaaaaaaaaaaaagaatttagatTCTTTATAAAACAACAAACGTTTTTAACAATTTACTACCTTTTTCCTTTTGGGCAATTAAGAGCTTTTTAACTCGTGTCTAAAATGCATAGTTTTAAGGATTAAGGgttggtttcaaaaaaaaaaaaaaaagttagggGTTAACTATCTACAAATACAcgaattaaattcaaatttgggTTTAACCAAATTTTTTGTTTAGTCGacggatatatatatttttaatttttagaatttGGCTTGACTTCATTAGTTTGTTTACCAATAATTTGATGGTCTAGAATTCGATGGACAATTAAAATGTACTACTGAAAATATCATGATAATAACTCTaatgatatttatattattgGGTTTTTGATCACCAGAAATAgccgaaaaaaagaaaaaatatcaaattatgATATCAACAactttcatgccatttttttgATTATTTGTGATGATCATAACTCAACAATACAAGCATCATTAGAAAAATAACGTCAAAAACTTTTCAATAATACTTTCAAATTGCCCATCAGACTCCAGACAATCAAGTTAATTAGCCAGCGCGAACTTTGGGCAGGGGCcaaattcttaaaaaaatgaaagttcatgtattttttgacaaaaaaaaataaatttggttaaaaattaaaatttatgtataattCGAGTATTGATAGACAATTAATCCTAGTTTTAATAAGATTAATTATCCAAACTCTTAAATAATAGAGTTAATTAcacatgaacttttaataaattttcgTTTTACATGCCAACTTTAaatctatattaaaaaaaaattaacttttaattttttctcattttgcatgCTTACCTATTTTCTGGCCAAACTTTGTGCCTAAAACAACGCCGGTTCTATTTTTAACCCACGGTTGTATTTATCCCATGTGACCATACTTATACCAAGCGAGCATATTTATGTCATATCATCACACAAGAAAATGggtaaatatttaaaatgaaaaaaaaaattgtgtaattttgatacaaattttaaagttattGTGCAAAATgataatttattgaaagttcaataatttaatacaattaaccataaaaagcaataaaatttgaaattgatcaaTCGGAAAAAATTTAATTCGAATGGTTCGAATTGAAGATAACCTGAGCTCAATGTTGGCTCGAAAATCAAGTGGATTGGTCCAATTAACCGAATTTTTTCGTATTACATGATTTTCAATCTTTATTACTTTACattttaattcgataataaaatttttatacTTGTTGAAcgtgttttgattttttccaataGTAGTCATTCATGTTAGGGTAAATATTAAATGTATATCCAATTTTTATTGATAACGCAATCGGCAATTATttattagttattatgtaaatttacgttgaaatgataataatttttatatctaaaatgAGATGAAGtatcttgatttaaaaaaaaacatgatcTACTTTTTCTACAAAAATATGATTATCAACAAAAATTCATACACCTAAAAGGAAATCGTAAACTTACGAGCCTAACGGGCTAACCCGAAATAAAGTGGATTAGGGTTAGGATCGACATATTCtaatccgaaaaaaaaaaatttaattagcCCAAACTATAAATAACTCGAAATCAAATGAACTGATATCTTAGACCAAGTGGACCAACCTGATTGACATGCCTGCTAACATTACCttacaaatattaaatgaaTCTCGCCCTCTCTTAATGAATCATAATTTACATACATTTGAACATACAGATACAACCCCTATCTCGTCATCAGAAAAAGTTAGGGTGTTGAAATAGAAAAAAGTAAAACGAAAATTGTTTTTAATTGCAGTAATTGAAAGTCATAATTGCAAAATAATGTAAATATTAGTATGTGAAATCGGACAACTAACCAATTTTATAACTCATTGATTGCAGAATATTTTATTACTCCtcccgtccactaattcaaggcattcttttctttttagtccgtctatttttagtaagattttttcatattttaattggtgggtcccaataaataatactccttgTGAGTtaatacactttgtgggtcactttctccactcaaccaataaacaatatatttggtggatccctttctccactcaactattaaaaatacattttttcttaaaactcgtgttttaCTTCTTAGATCTTGAATtagaggacggagggagtactattattATATAAGTAGATGCAACGCTGAATAcgcatatacatatataggaaTTTGAAAGTCGAATCCAGCATCACATTGTCTTCTAATATTTGTTTCtccccaaaaaagaaaaaatcctaCACCATTTATTTGAAACAGTCACAATTGTAAAATGGCCTTCAACTTGAAGCGCAATTactattcattatttttcttgAGCTACAGCTACAAAGGCGTCGACCTATAACGTTTTATTCATGAGACCTCCTACTCCACCAATTAGCTAGTCATGACACATGCAATAATAATGCTACAAAAGCTTCTCAGGCACAGTCAAGAAACCAAGTTCAAAACCAAAAGCAGATTTCATATCTTACCAAAACATCAAGCAAAAACAAAAACTTCTTACAGTGATTCCAGATACAGGTTAATACAAGGAAGATTGGCATGCTTACAGAAATAATAACTGACAAGTGTCATTTATTACCGAACTTCCAAACTCTTATGCATTTGTCACTTTGTGCAGTGACAACTTTCTGCATTCCAACAGCCAAGCATGTTATAGGAGGACGATTTGGCAAGAGATCGATGCGATCATCTTCAGTAAgtcttattgctttctttttctcAATGACTTTGTTCTTGTCTGTTGAACGGCTTGATATGGAGCTATTCTCCATGATGCATCTGGACAATACATTGCCACTGCCCTGATCGACAATTCTCAGCACACCGTCTATTCCACCAACAACCAATGTTGATG
This window encodes:
- the LOC131006919 gene encoding N-terminal acetyltransferase A complex catalytic subunit NAA10 — its product is MVCIRKATVDDLLAMQACNLFCLPENYQMKYYFYHILSWPQLLYVAEDYNGKIVGYVLAKMEEETTECHGHITSLAVLRTHRKLGLATKLMTAAQNAMEQVYGAEYVSLHVRKSNRAAFNLYTETLGYKIHDVEAKYYADGEDAYDMRKQLKGRKHHHHHHHHHHHGGGCCSADAKSDEKPGSAETKAE